One part of the Thermoanaerobacterium sp. CMT5567-10 genome encodes these proteins:
- the ychF gene encoding redox-regulated ATPase YchF, translated as MEIGIVGLPNVGKSTIFNAITQAGAECANYPFCTIEPNVGIVSVPDNRLYELAKIVNPQKIIPATIKFVDIAGLVKGASKGEGLGNKFLSHIREVDAILNVVRCFEDSNITHVEGNIDPIRDIEIITLELVLADLEVIEKRIAKTSKYAKNDKSAALELNILEKIKSTLDDGKPVRTMNFDEDELPFVNQLMLLTSKPVMYAANISEDDLISGKENDYVKKLKEYAEKEKSEVIVISAKIEEELSSLPDEEKYELLSEYGLKEPGLNNIIRHGYSLLGLITFFTAGPKEVRAWTIKKGTKAPQAAGKIHTDFEKGFIRAEVISYKDYIESGGEVAAKEKGLMRLEGKDYVVEDGDIVVFRFNV; from the coding sequence ATGGAAATAGGCATAGTTGGTCTACCTAATGTTGGTAAAAGTACAATCTTTAATGCAATAACACAAGCAGGTGCTGAATGTGCAAATTACCCTTTCTGCACAATAGAACCTAATGTTGGTATTGTTTCTGTGCCAGACAATAGGCTTTATGAACTTGCAAAAATAGTAAATCCTCAAAAGATAATTCCAGCCACAATAAAATTTGTAGACATAGCTGGACTTGTCAAAGGCGCCAGCAAAGGCGAAGGTTTAGGAAATAAATTTTTATCGCATATTAGGGAAGTTGATGCAATTTTAAATGTGGTAAGGTGTTTCGAAGATAGCAATATTACTCATGTTGAAGGTAATATTGACCCAATTAGAGACATTGAAATCATAACATTAGAATTGGTGCTTGCTGATCTAGAAGTTATAGAAAAACGAATTGCAAAAACTTCTAAATACGCAAAAAATGATAAATCTGCAGCACTTGAATTAAATATACTAGAAAAAATCAAAAGTACTCTAGATGATGGAAAGCCTGTACGCACGATGAATTTCGATGAAGATGAGCTTCCATTTGTGAATCAGCTTATGCTTTTAACGTCAAAGCCAGTTATGTATGCTGCAAATATTTCTGAGGACGACCTTATATCTGGCAAAGAAAATGACTATGTTAAAAAGCTTAAAGAATATGCTGAAAAAGAAAAATCAGAAGTAATAGTCATATCAGCAAAGATTGAAGAAGAACTTTCATCACTTCCTGATGAGGAAAAATACGAATTACTGTCTGAATACGGATTAAAAGAACCGGGACTTAATAACATAATACGCCATGGATACTCACTTTTAGGACTTATTACATTTTTTACTGCTGGTCCAAAAGAAGTAAGAGCATGGACTATAAAAAAAGGAACAAAAGCACCTCAAGCTGCCGGAAAAATACACACAGATTTTGAAAAAGGTTTTATACGAGCTGAAGTAATATCTTACAAAGATTATATAGAATCTGGCGGAGAGGTAGCTGCAAAAGAAAAAGGTCTAATGCGACTTGAGGGAAAAGATTACGTCGTAGAAGACGGCGACATAGTAGTATTTAGATTTAATGTATGA
- a CDS encoding YhcN/YlaJ family sporulation lipoprotein — translation MKKARNILLILLTLIMALSISLTGCKATKKPSPTRYTPTTPTPTTPAPVKRPVLQSTRAAKIATNVAKLPEVNKATVVISGNTAIVGIDMKASVQGTHETQVKKKVEKTVRDTDKGIKNVSVTSDPDLYKRIDNIAKGIAAGKPLSEFTKQITEILKRITPSA, via the coding sequence TTGAAAAAGGCAAGAAACATTTTATTAATACTTTTGACTTTGATAATGGCTTTGTCTATATCTTTGACAGGATGTAAGGCTACTAAGAAGCCGTCTCCTACTAGATATACTCCTACAACACCTACACCTACTACACCAGCTCCTGTAAAAAGACCGGTACTGCAAAGTACAAGAGCAGCAAAGATAGCAACAAATGTAGCAAAATTGCCTGAGGTAAATAAAGCTACAGTCGTAATTTCTGGAAATACTGCTATAGTAGGTATTGATATGAAAGCAAGTGTACAAGGAACTCACGAAACTCAAGTTAAGAAAAAGGTTGAAAAAACTGTTAGGGATACAGATAAGGGTATAAAAAATGTATCGGTGACATCGGATCCTGATTTATATAAGAGAATAGACAATATAGCAAAAGGAATTGCGGCTGGAAAACCATTATCAGAATTTACTAAGCAGATTACTGAGATATTAAAGAGAATTACACCAAGTGCATAA
- the yfmF gene encoding EF-P 5-aminopentanol modification-associated protein YfmF, whose translation MSILKANIGKGINLYVSQMDKFKTLTINIYINNRLSNETAKFALLPSVLKRGSLNYKTYKEITRHLEELYGATFSFSIYKKGERQIAQFRLEIADSNYIKDDITEDGVKFISDVLLNPLVVNNGFDSKYVQQEKEKQKNLINSRINEKTKYAVDRCIEEMCKDEDFSIYELGSIDDVDKIDEINLYEYYKKVIKTLPIDIYVIGNVSVDKIKSLFDKYFKIDSRDVVYIPDTPIYKKVDQVKYVQDKLDVTQGKLTLGFRTNVKPGDDEYFPLLVLSGVLGGGPFSKLFMNVREKASLAYYAQTRLERFKGLMLIMSGIEIENYQKALDIILKEVEEIKDGNISDYEFDSTLKALNTSMNSIKDSATQVSDFYLSQNLSHTDYSIDDFINKINEVTKEDIIDVSKKIQLDTVYFMTKK comes from the coding sequence ATGTCCATTTTGAAAGCGAATATTGGAAAGGGCATTAATCTGTATGTTAGCCAGATGGATAAATTTAAGACGCTTACGATTAATATTTACATAAATAACAGATTAAGCAATGAAACAGCAAAATTTGCATTGTTGCCTTCAGTATTAAAGAGAGGAAGTCTCAATTATAAAACATATAAAGAAATAACGAGACATCTTGAGGAGCTTTATGGAGCTACATTTTCTTTTTCAATTTATAAAAAAGGTGAGAGGCAAATTGCACAATTTAGGTTAGAGATTGCAGACAGCAACTATATAAAAGATGACATAACGGAAGATGGAGTTAAGTTTATTTCAGATGTACTTTTAAATCCATTAGTAGTAAACAATGGATTTGATTCAAAGTATGTTCAGCAGGAAAAAGAAAAACAGAAGAATTTGATTAATTCCCGAATAAATGAAAAGACAAAGTATGCTGTTGACAGATGCATTGAAGAGATGTGTAAAGATGAAGATTTTTCAATATATGAACTTGGCAGTATAGATGATGTTGATAAGATAGATGAAATAAATCTTTACGAATACTATAAGAAGGTTATAAAAACATTGCCTATAGATATATATGTTATTGGCAATGTGAGTGTAGATAAAATAAAAAGTTTGTTTGATAAGTATTTTAAAATAGACAGTAGAGATGTTGTTTATATACCTGATACACCAATATATAAAAAGGTGGATCAAGTTAAATACGTCCAAGATAAACTAGATGTCACTCAAGGGAAACTTACTTTGGGATTTAGGACAAATGTAAAACCGGGCGACGATGAGTATTTTCCGCTTTTGGTATTGAGCGGTGTGCTGGGTGGAGGTCCTTTTTCAAAATTATTCATGAATGTGAGGGAAAAAGCAAGTCTTGCATATTATGCACAAACAAGGCTTGAGAGATTTAAAGGATTAATGCTTATAATGTCAGGTATAGAGATTGAAAATTATCAAAAAGCATTGGATATAATACTTAAAGAAGTTGAGGAAATAAAGGACGGAAACATTTCTGACTATGAATTTGATTCAACGCTCAAAGCTTTAAATACGTCTATGAATTCAATAAAAGATAGTGCAACGCAAGTTTCGGATTTTTATTTATCGCAAAATCTTTCACACACCGATTACAGCATAGACGATTTTATAAATAAGATAAATGAAGTAACAAAAGAAGATATTATTGATGTTTCTAAAAAGATACAATTAGATACGGTTTATTTTATGACTAAAAAATGA